GTCGTCGGAGCGGTCTTCACGATCGCGGCCGGAGCCTCCACCCTGGTCGAGCAGTGGCACCGCCCGAGCGACGTGATCGCGGGCATGCTCGTGGTCGCGTTCTGGGCCTGCGTCGCCGGAATGGTTCTCGCCGGGCTGCGTCTGCGGCCCGCCGACCCTCCCGTCAGCGCGAGACTCTGGCCGCTGGTCTGGATCGCCCTCCTCTGCACGGTCGGCGCGGTGACATCGCTGCTGGTGACGTACTTCTCGGCGCAGTCGGGGGCGGAGCACCTGTTCATCGCGTACGCGGGAGGCGTGGCGGCGATCGTCGCGGCCGGGTTCCTGCTGGCGGTGGTGGGGAACCGGCTGTACCGGGCGCTGGCGTAGGGGCCGTGGCGCCGGTGCCGCGGTAGCATCGCGCCGTGACGATCACCGGCATCGGCGGCCTCTTCTTCCGCAGCAGCGACCCCGAGGCGCGTGCGGCCTGGTATCGCGAGCACCTCGACATCGAGGCGGGGCAGGACCGGGTCTGGCAGCAGGCGGCCGGGATGACGGTGTTCGCCCCCTTCCCAGCGGCGAGCGACTATTTCGCGCCTGACCAGCCATTCATGCTGAACCTGCGCGTCGACGATCTCGACGCGCTCGTCGGGCGCCTGGAGGCGGCCGGCGTGCCGGTCGAGCGGCGGCCGGAGTGGGAGACCGAGTACGGGCGGTTCGCGCGCCTCCACGACCCCGAGGGGCTCCCCATCGAGTTGTGAGAGCCGGTCGGCTGAGCTGATCGTATCGATAAAACCCGCTCTTGATTTTATCGGTACAAACGCAGTACGTTCTCACTCGACGCGTGGCGCACGGCGCCCGCCTCCTTTGACAACGGTGTGGAAGGCCAGCGATGACTCGAACCATTCGGAAGGGCCGCGTGACAGCGGCCATCGCGCTGACAGCGCTGCTCGCGTCGGTGACGACGCCGGTGCTGTCGGCGGCGGCGGCGGGACCGGCTCCCGCGCCCCTGCTCGTCGGCAGCGAGACGCTCGCCGGCGGCGCAGGAGCAGCGGGGTCCATGGACCTGACGGCACTCGGCACGCTCGGCTGGGTGCATGCGGACGGATCCGGGACCGAGACGAAGGCGTCGGCCTCCGATCCGCTCGAGCTCACGAACCTCCACCCGGACACGCCCCTCGCCACGCTCACGGACAGCCCGATCGCGTTCAGCTGGTCGGACGGCGCGGGCACAGCCTCGGCGGAGGGGGTGACGACGGGCGCGGTGTACCGCTACGACCTCAGCACCGTCGGCGACACCACGGCGTACGATGCCGGCTACCGCCTCACCGTCCCGGCGGCCGACTCGGTGCGCCAGGTCGTCCTCGTGAGCGGCATCTGGCAGGCCGACGCCCGGTTCAGCGTGACCACGCTCGACGGCACCGCCGTGTACGGCACGCAGCTCTCGGCGGGAGGCTCCGCCTCCGTCAAGAAGACGACGGTGACCCTCCGCCCGGGCGAGGGCGCCGTGATCTCCGCGACGCTGCGCGCGGTGCACGGTCGCGACGGGAACGTCTCATTCATGGGTGCGGCTCTGCGCTCGCTCGAGAGCGGCCCGCAGCTCGCGACCGGTCCCGTCCCCTCCACCATGGACCTCACCGCCGAGGGCGCACTCGACTGGCTGCACCTCGACGGCGCGACGATGGAGCGCTCCGCCGACGGCGACGGCTCGCTCGGGGTCGCCAATCGCGACGCCTCCGGCACGATCAACCAGCAGGGCGACAACCCGGCCACGTACTCATGGAGCAACGGCACCACGGTCGTGCAGCAGCCGGGCACCCGCACCGGCGGGGTCTTCCTGGCCCGCACCGGTGACTTCGCCCAGCCGTGGGGCTGGGACCTCACGGTGGCCTCCGCACCCGGCCCGCGCACCCTCCGATTCGTCGCCGGCGCCTGGCAGGCCACCGCTCAGCTGACGGTGACGCTCGACGGAGCCACGACCCCGGTCCTGACCGATGGGAGTCTCAGCGCCGGAGGCGCAGCCGTCAGCTACCTGTACACCGTCTCCATCCCGGCCGGCTCGTCCGCGAAGATCAGCACGCAGCTGACGAACACCACCGAGGCGAACGGGAACGGCAACGTCACCCTCGCCGGTGTCACGCTGGCCGAGCAGGACTTCCATGCGGCCCTCTCCACGCTCGTGCAGCAGGCCGAGGCCCTCGACGCGTCCGGCGCGGAGCCGGCGATCGCCGACCAGCTCGACGCCGAGACCGAGGTCGCGAAGGCGCTGCTCGCCGACGCCGGCGCCCCCGCACTCGATGTGCAGCGCGAGGTCGCGCTGCTCCAGGCCGCGGTGGCGGCGGCGACGGCCAGCTCCAGCGGAGCGCAGTACACGTACCAGACCAACCCGGGCCTCACGGCGTCGTTCGGCTGGGAGGGCGACAAGGACGCTCCCATCGCCTTCATCGACGGCAGCTACCGTCTGCGCGACCACGGCAACACCATCGTGACGTTCGGCGTGCCCGACATCCCCGGGAAGATCGGCTGGCGCAACGCCGAGGGGTACCTCCCGGCCTTCATCAGCACCTATGCCAAGGGCGGGCTGGAGTTCACCATCCAGAGCTTCTCGGACGAGGTCACGGTCGGAGGCAACCGGTTCGAGGTCGCCTACTCACGCATGACGACGAAGAACACGACCGCCGCCGCGGCCACGCTTCCGCGCGTCTCCACCGCGCTCGTCCCGCTGAACGGCGGCGCCGCCGAGACGACGGTCGCGGCGGGCGCCACCGTCGTCCGCGACTACGCCATCGGCGCCGACCGCTTCGGCAACACCTACGCCTGGCCCACGGACGCGCAGCTGCAGGCGCTCGGCTCGTACGACGAGCACTACAGCCACATGCGCGACTACTGGAACGGCCGCCTGTCGGCGATCGCGGACATCACCGCGCTGCCCGACGCGCGCCTGATCAACGCCTACAAGGCCGGTTACATCTACACGCTGCTGATCCGGGACGACGTGAACGGCCAGAAGCAGCTCCACGTCGGTGAGAACGGCTACGACGAGATGTTCGACCACGACACGATCGGCATCGTCTCCAACCTGCTGAACCTGGGCGACTTCACCTACGCGAAGGACTACCTCGCCACGCTGCCCGCCCAGCTCCAGTACCAGGACGCCAAGTGGAAGTACAGCGTCCCGTACGCCATCTACCTCCAGCGCACGGGAGACGAGGGCTTCGTCCGCGATCACTTCGACGTGATCAAGACGAATACCCACACGATCTCGAGCGACCGTGAGGACGGCGGCACCGGCATCATCAAGATCACCAACGCCATCGACTCCGACGGGCACTGGACGGTCGACAACTGGTCGGCGCTCTACGGCCTCTCGACCTACAAGTACCTGGCCGAGAAGCTGGGCGACCCGGCAGAGGCCGCCTGGGCGCAGTCCGAGTACGACAGCCTGATGGCCGCGGCGAACGCGAAGCTCGACGCCACCCGTGCCCAGTACGGCCTCGGCTACATCCCGATGGCCATGGACCAGCCGAACGAGTCCGGCCCGCGCAGCGACCCCCGCGACGCGAACTGGGCCTCGATGTTCCTCTTCGGAGGCTGGGCCTGGGACAGCTACCTCTACGGCATGCCGCAGTCCGGCTCGATGCTCACCGACATCGACAAGACGTACGCGTACGGCATCGACCGCCGGAAGGGCGTCTCCGACTCCCCGTACAACTTCGGCGGCTACCCGCACGGGTTCTACTCGAGCGCGTACAACGCCGGCTACGGCGGTGCGGCCCTGCGCGGCGAGCAGTACCGCGACATCGGCATCAAGGCGTACGAGTTCATGATCGACCACTCGCAGAGCGGCCCGTTCGGCTGGTGGGAGGGCGTCGCCTACCCCAGCGACGGCTCGCCATGGGACATCGCGCACGCCTCCGGCGGCGGCGGGTCGGACCAGCACATGTGGGGTCAGGCCATGAACACCAAGATGCTGTTCGACTCCCTGGTCTCGCTGGCCTCCGACGGCTCCCTGATCATCGGTCGCGGCGTGCCGACCGAGTGGGTCGCCGACGGGAAGAAGGTCGCGCTCGACGACTTCCCGGTGAGCGACGGCGGCCGCATCGGCTATGCGATGGAGGCGAAGAAGAACACGGTCGCGCTCTCCTTCAGCGGCGACCTGGACAAGGTCCCCGGGATCAGCGTCCAGCTGATGGCGCTGAAGGACAACATCGCCTCCGTGAACGTCAAGGGCGCGAAGGTGGATGCGGCAGCGGGCACGATCTCGCTGCCGAAGGGCACCACGAAGGTCACGATCAAGCTCGGCCACCCCGTCCTGACCGCCACCAAGCAGCCGAGCATCTCCGGCAAGCCGGTCGTGGGCAGCACCCTCACCGCGAAGCAGGGGACGTGGACGGCCCAGGGCGCGAGCTTCGCCTACCGGTGGCTGCGCGACGGCCGGCCGATCGAGGTGCCCGCGGCTCCGGCCGCGTCGGGCGCGTCCGCTCTCGCCGCTGTCGTGGCTCAGCCGGCGGCCGCAGCAACCGGAGCGACCTATACGCCGACGGCCGCCGATGCCGGTCACGCCATCTCCGTACGGGTCACGGCCTCCCTCGCCGGCTACGACGACGGGACGGCGACCTCCGCCGCGGTAAGGATCGCTGCCGCCGCGGGCCCGGGCGGCGGGGGTGACGGCGGGGGTGCCGGAGGCGGCGGTGCGAGCGGCGGTGCGGGAGGCGCGAGCGACCCCGCGGCCACCGGTTCCGGAGACGGCGTGCTCGCCAGCACCGGGAGCGACGCGGCCTGGCCGCTCGGGCTGCTCGCCGCAGCGCTCATCGCTGTCGGTGCCGTCGCCTTCGGGGTGCGGCGGAGCCGGCGCGCATGAGCCGGCTCGCATGAGTCCGCTCGCATGAGCCGGCTCACGTGATCCGGCTCACGTGATCCGGCGGCGGCCCCGGGGTATCGGGAACCCCGGGGCCGCCGTCGCCGTGCGGGGTGGCCGACTAGTCTGGACAGGTGGCGATGAGGGCGAGCCGGCCGAAGGTGACCATGGCGGACGTCGCGCGCGATGCGGGCGTCTCGGTCATGACGGTCTCGTACACCTACAGCAGCCCGCACCGCGTCTCGCCGAGGACGCGCGAGCGGGTGAACGCCTCCGCCCAGAAGCTGGGCTACCAGGGCCCCAACCCCTCTGCGCGCTCGCTGCGGCAGGGCAAGAGCAACAGCGTGGCCGTCGTGGTGGGGGAGGGCCTGACCTACGCGTTCGACGATCCGCAGTCGAGCCGGTTCCTGGCGGGCGTCGCCGCCGTCTGCGTCGAGTTCCGGCAGAGCCTCACCCTCCTGCCGGTCAGCGGGGACGAGTCCGACGGCGACCGCATCCACCAGTCGAGCGCCGACGCCTTCATCTGGTGGACCGGCGTCTCCGAGGGGCCGCTGCTGGAGGCGCTGATCGCGGCGGGCAAGCCGATCGCCATCCAGGGCGCTCAGCCCGACTCCTTGCGCGACCCGGAGGGCGCGGTCGCGGAGCGCGTGCACGTCGTCACCATCGACGACCGCGCGGCGGCGGAGGCGATCGCCGAGGTGACGTTCGCCGGCGCGGCGGCGCCCGCGGTCGTCAGCTTCGCCCTCGACGACGACCAGGACCCGGTGATCGTGCACGGGCCCGCGCTCGACGACATCCGCTTCCCCGGTGCGCGCCAGCGCCTCGAGGGCTTCAGGGCGGCATGCGAGCGGCTCGGACACGCGTGGGAGGCGGTGCCGGTGGCCGTGGTCAGCCGCAACCACCGGCAGGACGCCCGGCCGCTGATCGAGGAGCTGTTCGAGCGCGACGTGCGGCCGGACGCGGTCGTCGCCATGAGCGACCAGCTGGCGCTGAGCGTGCTCGACGTGCTGGCGGACCGCGGTCTCACGACGCCCGACGACGTGTCGGTCAGCGGGTGGGACGACTCCGCGGAAGCGGAGCAGCAGGGGCTCACGAGCGTGCACCAATCGCTGGAGGAGCAGGGGACGCGCTGCGCCCTCCTCGCCCTCGGGCAGCTCAGCGAGCCGGCGGAGGGCGTCGCGGTGGAGGAGCCGTGGTCGCTCGCCGTGCGCGCGACGACCAGGCGGCGGCGCGCCTGACCGCAGGCTGCACCGCCACCCCGCTCACCACTGCCACGCTCACCACTGCCACACGGCCGCGTCGGGCAGGAGCCTCCCCTCGCTGATCGCCTCCGGGATGCTCGTGACGCGATGCCCGGCCGCCGGCAGCTCCACCGGCTCGTCGCCCAGGTTGACGACGACGCGGACCGCTCCGTTCGTGAAGGCGACGACGCCGTCGGCGGCCTCCTGCCACTCCACCGTGCCGAGACCCAGCGCGAACTCGGTCCGGAGTGCTGCGCATCGCCGGTACAGCGACACGGTCGACTGCGGGTCCGCCAGCTGGCGGTCGACGCTGAGCGCGCCGTACTCCTCCGGCTGCGGCAGCCAGGAGGCGCCGCTCGGGCTGAACCCGTAGGCGGGCTCGTCCTCCGCCCATGGCAGCGGCACCCGGCAGCCGTCGCGCCCGTGCTCGACGCCCCCGGTGCGGTGGAAGGTCGGGTCCTGTCGCGCCTCCGCGGGCAGGGCGAGGTGGTCGGGGAGGCCGAGCTCCTCGCCCGCGTAGACGTACGCCGACCCGGGCAGTGCGAGCATGAGCATCGCCGCCGCGCGCGCTCGCCGCAGACCCAGGGCGCCGTCGGGAGGCGGCGTCCCCGGCCCGGCGGCGGGCGGCCATGAGACGGCGTCCGCCAGGCCGAAGCGGGAGGCGGCGCGCATCACGTCGTGGTTCGAGAGCACCCAGGTCGTCGGCGCCCCCACCGCGTCGTTCTCGCGCAGCGTGGTCGTGATCGACCGGCGGACGCGCTCGGCGCTCCAGCCGACGGTCAGGAAGTCGAAGTTGAACGCCTGATGCATCTCGTCCGGCCGCACGTACCGGCTGAGCCGGCTCGCGGGCGCGACCCACGCCTCCGCGACCAGGACACGGTCCGGTCCGTACTCGCCGACCAGCGACCGCCAGCGCCGGTAGATGTCGTGCACGCCCTCCTGATCCCACATCGGCCCGCGCGCGCCGCCGTCCACGATCTCGCCGGAGGGGCGGTCCCAGGCGGGCAGGGCGGGGTCCTTGATCAGCCCGTGTGCGACGTCGACCCGGAAGCCGTCGACGCCGCGGTCGAGCCAGAACCGCAGCACGTCGTCGAACGCCTCCACCACCTCCGGGTTGCGCCAGTCGAGGTCGGGCTGCCGCGCGTCGAACAGATGGAGGTACCACTCGGCATCGCCGGGCAGACGCGACCATGCTGGGCCGCCGAAGACCGAGATCCAGTCGTTCGGCGGCAGCTCGCCGGCGGGCCCGCGGCCGGGGCGGAAGACGTAACGCGCGCGTTCGGCGCTTCCCGGAGCGGACTGCCGGGCCGCCGCGAACCACGGATGCTCGGACGAGGTGTGATTGGGGACGAGGTCGATGATCACGCGGAGGCCGCGCCGGTGCGCCTCCGCGAGCAGCGAATCGAAATGGTCGAGCGTCCCGAAGACCGGGTCGACGTCGCAGTAGTCGGCCACGTCGTACCCGGCGTCGGCCTGGGGAGAGACGTAGAACGGCGAGAGCCAGATCGCGTCGACGCCCAGCCCCTGCACGTAGTCCAGCCGGGCCGCGATGCCGGGCAGGTCGCCGATGCCGTCGCCGTCCGCGTCGGCGAAGGAGCGCGGGTAGATCTGGTAGATCACGGCGCTGCGCCACCAGTCCTGCCCGTTGCGAGAAGAAATAGTATCGATACACACGCTTCGAATAGTATCGTTACACAGCGCGGGCCGACGCCCGCCCCCAACTCGACGAGGAGTGTCATGAGAGCACGAGGCATCACCATCGCAATCGGGATCGCGGCCATCGGCGCGGTCCTCGCCGGATGTTCCGGCACCGGCGGATCGGGAGGCGGATCCGACGCCGACTCCGGTCTCGACGGCAAGGGCCCGATCACGTTCGTCCAGGGCAAGGACAACTCGAACGTGATCCGCCCGCTGATCGACAAGTGGAACAAGGACCACCCGGACGAGAAGGTCACCTTCAAGGAGCAGACCGACAAGGCCGACCAGCAGCACGACGACCTGGTGCAGCACTTCCAGGCCAAGGACTCCAACTACGACGTGGTCGACGTGGATGTCGTCTGGACCGGTGAGTTCGCGGCCAAGGGCTGGCTCCAGCCGCTGAAGGGCGATTTCGAGATGGACAACTCGAAGCTCCTGGAGTCGACGGTCAAGTCCGGCACGTACAACGGCACGCAGTACTCCGCGCCCCGCGCGTCGGACGGCGGCATCCTCTATTACCGCAAGGACCTCGTGCAGAAGGCGCCCGCGACGTGGGACGAGCTCCTGAAGGACTGCGACATCGCCAAGGCCAAGGGCATCGGCTGCTACGCCGGACAGTTCGCCCAGTACGAGGGGCTGACCGTGAACGCGGCGGAGGCGATCAACACCGACGGCGGCGCCATCGTCGGCGACGACGGCAAGACGGTCACGGTCGACAGCCCCGAGGCCAAGGCGGGCCTCTCGCGGCTCGTGGATGCGTTCAAGGGCGGCCAGATCCCGGCCGAGGCCATCACCTACCAGGAGGAGCAGGGTCGGCAGGCGTTCGAGGCCGGAAAGCTGATGTTCCTGCGCAACTGGCCGTACGTCTACAGCCTCGCGAAGACCGACGGCGAGTCGACGGTCAAGGACACCTTCGGGATCGCTCCGCTGCCCGGTGTCGAGGAGGGCAAGCCCGGCGCATCGAGCCTGGGCGGTCACAACGCCGCGATCAGCGTGTACTCCAAGCACAAGGCCACCGCATTCGAGTTCCTGAAGTTCCTCCAGTCGGAGGAGACCCAGCGGTTCTTCGTCACCCAGGGCTCGCTCGCGCCCGTGGTCGCGTCGCTCTACGACGACGCCGACCTCAACGCGCAGCTGCCGTACCTGTCGACGCTGAAGACCTCGATCGAGAACGCGGTGCCGCGTCCGGTGTCGCCGTTCTACCCCGCCATCACCAAGGCCGTGCAGGACAACTCCTACGCGGCGCTGAAGGGCGACAAGACGGTCGACGAGGCGCTGAAGGACATGGCCTCGGCCATCCAGACCGCCTCCGCCGGCTAGGCGTCGCGCGGCGCATCGCTCACCGGGCGGCGGGAACCCTCCCGCCGCCCGGTCCCATCCTTCCCACCTGCCTCCGGAGGCCCCATGTCGACGCCCGACGTCATCGCACCGCCGTCACCCGCCCGCCCGCGACCTCCCGCGCGCGACGGGGCCCGGAGGCAGCAGCGCGCGGGGAGACGGTCCGCGCTGCTCCTGATCCTCCCGACCCTGGTCCTGCTCGCCGTGGTCATCGGGTACCCGATCGTGAGCGCGGTCGTCATGTCGTTCGAGAAGGACGCCGGCCTCGACCCGGCGACCGGCCTGTTCGTGCAGGGCGGGTTCGCGGGGTTCGAGAACTACGCGCACTGGCTGCTGCAGCGCTGCATGGGGCCGGACGGCGCCGTCATCGCCTGCCCCCCGGGCAGCCTGGGCGCCCAATTCTGGAACGCGACGCTGGTCACCTTCTTCTTCACCGTCGTCACGGTCGCCCTGGAGACCGTGCTCGGCGTCTGGTTCGCCGTCGTCATGAACCGCGCCTTCCGCGGCCGCGCGATCGTGCGGGCGGCCATCCTGGTCCCGTGGGCGGTGCCCACCGCGGTGACCGCGAAGCTCTGGTTCTTCATCTTCTCGGCGGCGGGAGTGGCGAACGCCGTACTCGGCGCCCAGATCCTGTGGACGAGCGACGAGTGGGCGTCCCGGTTCGCCATCATCATCGCCGACACCTGGAAGACCGCGCCGTTCATGGCGCTGCTGATCCTCGCCGGCCTGCAGATCATCCCCGAGGAGGTGTACGAGGCCGCCCGCATGGACGGCGCCTCCACCTGGCAGTGCTTCTGGAGCGTGACGCTGCCGCTGCTGAAGCCGGCGCTCCTCGTCGCCATCCTGTTCCGCGTGCTCGACGCGCTGCGCATGTACGACCTCCCCGCGATCCTGACCGGGGGAGGAGGAGGCGACGGTCACGCGACGACGACCCTGTCGATCCTCGTCGTCGACCAGATCCGGCAGGGCTTCAACGGCGCGGCCGCGCTCTCGACCATCACGTTCATCATCATCTTCGGCGTCGCGCTGATCTTCGTGCGCGTGCTCGGAGCCGACGTCGTCCGCACCCAGCAGGCGCAGCAGAAGGGAGCACGCCGATGACCGCAGTACGCCCGACCCGGCTCCG
The sequence above is a segment of the Leifsonia williamsii genome. Coding sequences within it:
- a CDS encoding ABC transporter substrate-binding protein, whose protein sequence is MRARGITIAIGIAAIGAVLAGCSGTGGSGGGSDADSGLDGKGPITFVQGKDNSNVIRPLIDKWNKDHPDEKVTFKEQTDKADQQHDDLVQHFQAKDSNYDVVDVDVVWTGEFAAKGWLQPLKGDFEMDNSKLLESTVKSGTYNGTQYSAPRASDGGILYYRKDLVQKAPATWDELLKDCDIAKAKGIGCYAGQFAQYEGLTVNAAEAINTDGGAIVGDDGKTVTVDSPEAKAGLSRLVDAFKGGQIPAEAITYQEEQGRQAFEAGKLMFLRNWPYVYSLAKTDGESTVKDTFGIAPLPGVEEGKPGASSLGGHNAAISVYSKHKATAFEFLKFLQSEETQRFFVTQGSLAPVVASLYDDADLNAQLPYLSTLKTSIENAVPRPVSPFYPAITKAVQDNSYAALKGDKTVDEALKDMASAIQTASAG
- a CDS encoding LacI family DNA-binding transcriptional regulator; this translates as MRASRPKVTMADVARDAGVSVMTVSYTYSSPHRVSPRTRERVNASAQKLGYQGPNPSARSLRQGKSNSVAVVVGEGLTYAFDDPQSSRFLAGVAAVCVEFRQSLTLLPVSGDESDGDRIHQSSADAFIWWTGVSEGPLLEALIAAGKPIAIQGAQPDSLRDPEGAVAERVHVVTIDDRAAAEAIAEVTFAGAAAPAVVSFALDDDQDPVIVHGPALDDIRFPGARQRLEGFRAACERLGHAWEAVPVAVVSRNHRQDARPLIEELFERDVRPDAVVAMSDQLALSVLDVLADRGLTTPDDVSVSGWDDSAEAEQQGLTSVHQSLEEQGTRCALLALGQLSEPAEGVAVEEPWSLAVRATTRRRRA
- a CDS encoding carbohydrate ABC transporter permease translates to MSTPDVIAPPSPARPRPPARDGARRQQRAGRRSALLLILPTLVLLAVVIGYPIVSAVVMSFEKDAGLDPATGLFVQGGFAGFENYAHWLLQRCMGPDGAVIACPPGSLGAQFWNATLVTFFFTVVTVALETVLGVWFAVVMNRAFRGRAIVRAAILVPWAVPTAVTAKLWFFIFSAAGVANAVLGAQILWTSDEWASRFAIIIADTWKTAPFMALLILAGLQIIPEEVYEAARMDGASTWQCFWSVTLPLLKPALLVAILFRVLDALRMYDLPAILTGGGGGDGHATTTLSILVVDQIRQGFNGAAALSTITFIIIFGVALIFVRVLGADVVRTQQAQQKGARR
- a CDS encoding glycoside hydrolase family 13 protein; the protein is MCIDTISSRNGQDWWRSAVIYQIYPRSFADADGDGIGDLPGIAARLDYVQGLGVDAIWLSPFYVSPQADAGYDVADYCDVDPVFGTLDHFDSLLAEAHRRGLRVIIDLVPNHTSSEHPWFAAARQSAPGSAERARYVFRPGRGPAGELPPNDWISVFGGPAWSRLPGDAEWYLHLFDARQPDLDWRNPEVVEAFDDVLRFWLDRGVDGFRVDVAHGLIKDPALPAWDRPSGEIVDGGARGPMWDQEGVHDIYRRWRSLVGEYGPDRVLVAEAWVAPASRLSRYVRPDEMHQAFNFDFLTVGWSAERVRRSITTTLRENDAVGAPTTWVLSNHDVMRAASRFGLADAVSWPPAAGPGTPPPDGALGLRRARAAAMLMLALPGSAYVYAGEELGLPDHLALPAEARQDPTFHRTGGVEHGRDGCRVPLPWAEDEPAYGFSPSGASWLPQPEEYGALSVDRQLADPQSTVSLYRRCAALRTEFALGLGTVEWQEAADGVVAFTNGAVRVVVNLGDEPVELPAAGHRVTSIPEAISEGRLLPDAAVWQW
- a CDS encoding VOC family protein; this encodes MTITGIGGLFFRSSDPEARAAWYREHLDIEAGQDRVWQQAAGMTVFAPFPAASDYFAPDQPFMLNLRVDDLDALVGRLEAAGVPVERRPEWETEYGRFARLHDPEGLPIEL